Proteins encoded by one window of Tunturibacter psychrotolerans:
- a CDS encoding chemotaxis protein CheW — protein sequence MKIAGREKLDEIQDESDAVSLCSLYAGTEMFGIDTRKIREVLGERDLQRVPMSPSFIAGVVPYRGEVLTTVNLRALLGMEAHTGKGCVLVMADDEAAERFGLVVDAVGGVVTVSRRVLEDNPCTLEARGKWLFDGAYKMEAGLMVQLDPQKLSPSRLSEVGLFKNSSNGGIDASPDR from the coding sequence GTGAAGATAGCCGGTAGGGAGAAGCTTGACGAGATTCAGGATGAGAGCGACGCGGTGTCGCTGTGTTCGCTCTATGCCGGCACTGAGATGTTCGGCATCGATACCAGGAAGATACGTGAGGTACTTGGAGAGCGGGATCTGCAGCGTGTGCCCATGTCGCCGTCATTCATCGCGGGAGTTGTTCCGTATCGCGGCGAGGTGCTGACGACAGTGAATCTTCGCGCTTTGTTGGGTATGGAGGCGCACACGGGGAAGGGCTGCGTGCTGGTGATGGCTGATGACGAAGCTGCGGAACGGTTTGGTTTGGTGGTGGATGCGGTGGGCGGAGTGGTGACGGTGAGTCGGCGAGTATTGGAGGATAACCCTTGCACACTGGAGGCTCGGGGGAAGTGGTTGTTTGATGGCGCGTACAAGATGGAGGCGGGGCTGATGGTGCAGCTCGATCCGCAGAAGTTGTCTCCGTCGCGGTTATCGGAGGTTGGGCTCTTCAAAAATAGTTCGAACGGAGGCATAGATGCGAGCCCTGATCGTTGA